A region of Lacinutrix sp. Hel_I_90 DNA encodes the following proteins:
- a CDS encoding glycogen/starch synthase, producing MKDKRILYVSSEVVPYLPETEISSMSFETPRMVNQQGGQIRIFMPRYGNINERRHQLHEVIRLSGINLVINDLDMPLIIKVASIPKERIQVYFIDNDEYFKRKATLTDEDGNLFPDNDERAIFFAKGVIETVKKLNWSPDIIHVHGWLASLLPLYLKQFYKDEPLFNESKIVTSVYNQSFEKALNKDLINKVSFDNIDPSTIKALKDPTYNNLMKVAIDQSDALIIGSKEIPEELENYLKESKKPVLDFKDKDEFAEAYTEFYNTSVLQ from the coding sequence ATGAAAGATAAGAGAATATTATACGTGTCGTCTGAAGTGGTGCCTTATTTACCTGAAACTGAGATTTCTTCAATGTCATTTGAAACTCCAAGAATGGTGAACCAGCAGGGCGGACAGATAAGAATATTCATGCCCAGATACGGAAACATTAACGAAAGAAGACACCAGCTTCATGAAGTCATTCGTTTATCTGGAATTAATTTAGTGATCAATGATTTAGATATGCCTTTAATTATAAAGGTCGCCTCGATACCAAAAGAACGTATTCAGGTCTATTTTATTGATAATGATGAGTATTTTAAAAGAAAAGCAACACTTACAGATGAGGATGGAAATTTATTTCCTGATAACGATGAGCGTGCTATTTTCTTTGCCAAAGGCGTTATTGAAACTGTAAAAAAATTAAACTGGTCTCCAGATATTATTCATGTTCATGGTTGGCTAGCTTCCCTGTTACCGCTGTACCTAAAACAGTTTTATAAAGACGAACCTTTATTTAATGAAAGTAAAATTGTTACGTCTGTATACAATCAAAGTTTCGAAAAAGCGTTAAACAAAGACCTAATTAACAAAGTCTCGTTTGATAATATAGACCCAAGTACTATTAAGGCATTAAAAGACCCTACCTATAATAACCTAATGAAAGTAGCAATCGACCAGTCTGATGCACTTATTATAGGTTCAAAAGAAATACCTGAAGAACTAGAAAATTATTTAAAAGAATCTAAAAAACCTGTGCTAGACTTTAAAGATAAAGATGAATTTGCAGAAGCATACACAGAGTTTTATAATACAAGCGTATTACAATAA
- a CDS encoding DUF4270 domain-containing protein: protein MKKIIYSLKFITLLTLILGISVSCDNDFSNIESDIQGIKNFEATSKLFPMVAKTRLFTPFTPAGNEDFVGVQADNLPGTLLGVYKDPNGVFGITEANLTAQLVPTNFNTDFGTNPVLESVILNIPYFSTLVSTDGEGNNTYTLDSIYGNTNVEYKLSIYRNNYLLRDLNPDADFENPQCYYSNQQELFDATVAAADLIYENTAFKPDPSEHVVIGELDPDTGEQEDTTRFPPGLRIDLTVDPDPVPDNIYVNTSFFSDLLFVNATSNDLSNKNLFTNYFRGLIFKFESSTDGSIFYVNMDGASIVVDYTNDEEIESEEPFDVRDATAYRLQFNGNTVNTFNTISNEDVEGREDNLYLKGGDGALAELNLFAGNIEDDEGNLVDALTYFKGKKDQWLINEANLVFYVNKGLITNSEPEDEPERVILYDLTNNIPIADYFLDGSASNNTNQSRTQFSEILKRDSNGEGVRYKFRITNHINNILQRDSTNVKLGLYLTYNINQPIFISGGIERIVKSKIQGVNNDEESSTIDALPPASILSPKGTILYGSGNLPEGQKAEFEIFYTEPEN, encoded by the coding sequence ATGAAAAAGATAATTTACAGCCTTAAATTTATAACATTACTTACTTTAATACTGGGTATTTCTGTATCATGTGATAACGATTTCTCAAATATCGAAAGCGATATTCAAGGCATAAAAAACTTTGAAGCCACCAGCAAATTATTTCCTATGGTTGCTAAAACCAGATTGTTTACGCCTTTCACTCCTGCCGGAAACGAAGATTTTGTAGGCGTGCAAGCAGATAATTTACCAGGAACGCTTTTAGGTGTTTATAAAGACCCTAACGGTGTTTTTGGCATCACAGAAGCTAATCTGACTGCCCAGCTAGTTCCCACTAATTTCAATACTGATTTTGGCACAAATCCTGTTTTGGAATCTGTGATCCTAAATATTCCTTATTTTTCCACATTAGTAAGCACAGACGGTGAAGGTAATAATACCTATACTTTAGACTCCATATATGGCAACACCAATGTTGAATACAAATTATCTATCTATAGAAATAATTATCTTTTAAGAGATTTAAATCCTGATGCAGATTTTGAAAATCCGCAATGTTATTATTCTAATCAGCAAGAATTGTTTGACGCTACAGTTGCTGCAGCAGACTTAATCTATGAGAACACGGCATTTAAACCAGATCCATCAGAGCATGTTGTTATCGGGGAACTTGACCCAGACACTGGGGAACAAGAAGATACAACGCGTTTTCCTCCAGGCCTAAGAATTGATTTAACCGTTGATCCTGACCCTGTTCCAGATAACATCTATGTGAACACCTCCTTTTTTTCAGATTTACTTTTTGTTAATGCTACGTCTAATGATTTAAGTAATAAAAATCTATTTACTAATTATTTTAGAGGTCTAATCTTTAAATTTGAAAGCAGTACTGATGGAAGTATATTCTATGTAAACATGGATGGCGCAAGTATTGTTGTAGACTATACTAACGATGAAGAAATAGAATCTGAAGAGCCTTTTGATGTTAGAGATGCTACAGCCTACAGATTACAATTTAATGGCAACACCGTAAATACTTTTAACACTATTAGCAATGAAGATGTAGAGGGTCGTGAAGACAACCTTTACCTTAAAGGCGGTGATGGGGCGCTTGCTGAATTGAATTTATTTGCAGGTAACATTGAAGATGATGAGGGCAACCTAGTTGATGCTTTAACTTACTTTAAAGGTAAAAAAGACCAATGGTTAATTAACGAAGCGAATCTTGTATTTTACGTAAATAAAGGTTTAATTACTAACAGTGAACCAGAAGATGAGCCAGAACGTGTCATACTTTACGATTTAACAAACAATATCCCCATCGCTGATTACTTTTTAGATGGTAGTGCCAGTAATAATACAAACCAATCAAGAACCCAATTTTCCGAAATATTAAAACGTGACAGTAATGGTGAAGGTGTGCGCTATAAATTCCGAATTACTAACCATATCAATAATATTTTACAAAGAGACTCCACAAATGTTAAGTTAGGCCTATATTTAACCTATAATATTAATCAACCAATATTTATCTCTGGTGGTATTGAAAGAATTGTAAAATCTAAAATTCAAGGCGTTAACAACGACGAAGAGAGTTCTACTATTGATGCACTTCCGCCTGCAAGCATACTAAGCCCTAAAGGAACAATTCTTTATGGAAGTGGCAACTTACCAGAAGGACAGAAAGCAGAATTCGAAATATTTTATACAGAACCAGAAAACTAA
- the glmS gene encoding glutamine--fructose-6-phosphate transaminase (isomerizing) — protein sequence MCGIVGYIGKKEAYPIILEGLKRLEYRGYDSAGIALYDGKNLKLSKTKGKVSDLEEQISKDITTSGAVGIGHTRWATHGVPNDVNSHPHYSNSGDLVIIHNGIIENYASIKKELINRGYTFSSDTDTEVLINLIEDVKKNEKVKLGKAVQIALNQVVGAYAIAVFDKNKPDEIVVAKLGSPLAIGIGNDEFFIASDATPFLEYTKKAIYLEDEEMAIISLRKGVKIRKIKDDSLVDPYIQELQLNLEQIVKGGYEHFMLKEIHEQPEAIKDTYRGRLRVKEGIIKMSGIDDNLERILNANRIIIIACGTSWHAGLVAEYIFEDLARIPVEVEYASEFRYRNPVISEKDVVIAISQSGETADTLAAVKLAKSKGAFVFGVCNVVGSSIARETHAGAYTHAGPEIGVASTKAFTTQITVLTLIALKLAKEKGTISKSQFQHHLYELELIPGKVEKALLSDSHIKEVAEIYKDAKNCLYLGRGYNFPVALEGALKLKEISYIHAEGYPAAEMKHGPIALIDEHMPVFVIATKKGHYEKVVSNIQEIKSRKGKIIAIVTEGDTDVKVLADHIIEVPETLESLTPLLTTIPLQLLSYHIAVLLNRNVDQPRNLAKSVTVE from the coding sequence ATGTGTGGTATCGTTGGATATATAGGCAAAAAAGAAGCTTATCCCATTATTTTGGAAGGACTAAAAAGACTGGAATATCGTGGTTATGACAGTGCTGGAATCGCTTTATATGATGGTAAAAATTTAAAGCTTTCAAAAACTAAAGGCAAAGTTTCTGATTTAGAAGAACAAATAAGTAAAGACATCACAACCAGTGGTGCGGTTGGTATTGGACATACCAGATGGGCAACACACGGTGTTCCCAACGATGTTAATTCACACCCACATTACTCAAACTCTGGAGATTTAGTCATTATCCATAATGGCATTATAGAAAACTACGCCTCTATAAAGAAAGAGCTTATTAACAGGGGCTATACTTTTAGTTCTGATACAGATACAGAAGTACTTATCAATCTTATTGAAGATGTTAAAAAGAATGAAAAAGTTAAACTTGGAAAAGCAGTTCAGATCGCATTAAACCAAGTAGTTGGCGCTTATGCCATAGCCGTTTTTGATAAAAATAAGCCAGATGAAATCGTGGTCGCAAAATTAGGTAGCCCATTAGCTATTGGTATTGGAAATGACGAATTTTTTATTGCCAGCGACGCAACTCCTTTTTTAGAGTATACTAAGAAAGCCATCTATTTAGAAGATGAAGAAATGGCTATTATAAGTTTAAGAAAGGGTGTGAAAATAAGAAAAATTAAAGATGATTCTTTAGTAGACCCATATATTCAAGAACTCCAATTAAACTTAGAACAGATTGTTAAAGGTGGTTACGAACATTTCATGTTAAAAGAAATTCATGAACAACCAGAAGCTATTAAGGATACGTACAGAGGTCGTTTAAGAGTTAAAGAAGGCATTATCAAAATGTCTGGGATTGATGATAATCTTGAAAGAATTTTGAATGCGAACAGAATAATCATTATTGCCTGTGGTACATCATGGCATGCTGGTTTAGTTGCAGAATACATTTTTGAAGATTTAGCACGTATCCCTGTTGAAGTAGAATACGCCTCTGAATTTAGATATAGAAATCCAGTAATTTCAGAAAAAGATGTGGTTATCGCCATTTCACAATCTGGTGAAACTGCAGACACTTTAGCGGCTGTCAAGCTCGCAAAATCAAAAGGCGCTTTTGTTTTTGGTGTTTGTAATGTTGTTGGTTCTTCTATTGCTAGAGAGACTCATGCTGGTGCTTATACGCATGCTGGACCTGAAATAGGAGTAGCCTCTACAAAAGCATTCACTACCCAAATAACTGTTTTAACACTAATCGCCTTAAAACTAGCGAAAGAAAAAGGAACAATTTCTAAATCTCAATTTCAGCATCACTTATACGAACTAGAACTAATCCCAGGTAAAGTTGAAAAAGCACTACTTTCTGATAGCCATATTAAAGAAGTAGCTGAGATATACAAAGACGCTAAAAACTGTTTATACTTAGGAAGAGGTTATAATTTCCCAGTAGCACTTGAAGGCGCTTTAAAGTTAAAAGAAATTTCCTATATCCATGCAGAAGGGTACCCTGCAGCAGAAATGAAACACGGTCCTATTGCACTAATTGACGAACATATGCCAGTTTTTGTTATCGCTACAAAGAAAGGACACTATGAAAAAGTAGTAAGTAATATTCAAGAAATAAAATCCAGAAAAGGAAAAATTATTGCTATCGTAACAGAAGGAGATACCGACGTAAAAGTGCTAGCAGATCACATTATAGAAGTTCCTGAAACACTCGAGTCATTAACACCACTATTAACAACTATCCCGCTTCAACTATTATCGTATCATATTGCTGTTCTTTTGAATAGAAATGTGGACCAACCAAGAAATTTAGCGAAATCTGTTACGGTTGAGTAA
- a CDS encoding TonB-dependent receptor domain-containing protein: protein MKTILSIVLLAFCGITFAQTTMTGTVADNTGRPIAGANVIIVGTSSGNTTDFDGTFTITTDSTPPFTVQASSVGYSTEVMDVTSSSQTLDFVLQEGSILDEVVISASRTPERIFESPVTVERFGLKEIKNTASADFYDGLENLKGVDVNTNSLTFKSVNTRGFATFANTRFMQLVDGMDNSTPALNFPIGNLVGMIETDVLSVELLPGASSALYGANAFNGILFMRSKNPFDHAGISGYLKQGITSQEAAGDNAYTDAGIRMAHKFSDKFAAKVNFGYLKGTDWAATSEVDKTDPTKTRANTNYDGINVYGDEVSTNIRAASGLGIIPDVVVSRTGYNERDLTNYNAESIKADWGLYFRPIEDNSLELSYVGKVGTGTTIYQGTNRYNIKGFFQEQHKLEVKNDNFFLRGYVVGDKSGDSYDMVFTGININRAWKSDSQWFQEYIATYAGIELSGNPQGLSEQQKHDASRAVADTGRFLPGSAEYKAAFNRSVNDPDLSTGSKFQDASKYYHSDANYNFSHLTDFADIQVGASFRSYDLNSGGTIYTDKDGNITYSELGVYTQIQKDFDVTDDMELKITASARYDKSELFDGFVSPRLSAGLTVNRDHNIRASVQTGFRNPTTQDLFIGLDAGRAILIGSGADNLARYSRTFAVSTEGQTTYGQPSTVTQTGANAYNNSYSASAVQQFANTGNPALLTTADAIANPDLVKPEQVTSVEVGYRGRFDKLIVDFSAYYNQYKDFISQEVVISPYYGTVGDNGLSIQAIANGDFQTYSAYTNSSADVGSYGASLGLSTKVFGDFDLGGSYTFTKQDFDQSSDPDLMTSFNTPEHKFKASFGNTDLFTNFGFNVAYRFSDDYFWEATFGNGIVPEYHTIDAQINYQIPSLKTTLKAGGTNLGGQEYFTAFGTGFIGSMYYVGITINNL from the coding sequence ATGAAAACAATTTTATCTATAGTATTGTTGGCTTTCTGCGGAATCACATTCGCTCAAACAACAATGACTGGAACCGTTGCGGATAATACCGGGCGACCAATTGCCGGTGCAAATGTTATTATCGTTGGCACCTCATCAGGAAACACCACTGATTTCGACGGGACTTTTACAATAACAACAGACAGCACACCTCCGTTTACGGTTCAAGCAAGTAGTGTGGGTTATTCGACTGAAGTCATGGATGTTACGTCTAGCAGTCAGACCTTAGACTTTGTACTTCAAGAAGGAAGTATTCTTGACGAAGTTGTTATTTCAGCATCTAGAACACCAGAACGTATTTTTGAATCCCCTGTTACGGTTGAACGTTTCGGTTTAAAAGAAATAAAAAACACGGCTTCTGCAGATTTCTACGATGGGTTAGAAAATCTTAAAGGTGTCGATGTTAACACAAACAGTTTAACCTTTAAATCTGTGAACACCCGTGGTTTTGCAACCTTTGCAAATACGCGTTTTATGCAGTTAGTAGATGGCATGGACAACTCTACCCCAGCTTTAAACTTCCCTATCGGGAATTTAGTAGGGATGATTGAGACAGATGTATTAAGTGTAGAATTACTGCCTGGTGCCTCTTCTGCTTTATATGGCGCAAATGCCTTTAACGGTATTTTATTCATGAGAAGTAAAAATCCATTTGATCACGCTGGTATTAGCGGTTACCTTAAGCAAGGTATTACTTCTCAAGAAGCAGCTGGCGATAACGCATACACAGATGCTGGTATTAGAATGGCTCATAAATTCTCAGATAAATTTGCTGCTAAAGTAAACTTTGGCTACTTAAAAGGAACCGATTGGGCAGCAACAAGTGAGGTGGATAAAACGGATCCTACAAAAACACGTGCAAACACTAACTATGACGGTATTAACGTTTATGGAGATGAAGTATCTACAAATATTAGAGCGGCTTCAGGTCTAGGAATCATTCCAGATGTTGTTGTTAGTAGAACAGGATATAACGAGCGCGACTTAACCAATTATAATGCAGAAAGTATTAAAGCAGATTGGGGATTATACTTTAGACCTATTGAAGATAATAGTTTAGAATTATCTTACGTTGGTAAAGTAGGGACAGGTACAACAATTTACCAAGGCACAAACAGATACAATATAAAAGGCTTTTTTCAAGAACAGCACAAACTTGAAGTAAAAAATGATAACTTCTTCTTAAGAGGCTATGTTGTAGGCGATAAATCTGGTGATTCATACGATATGGTATTCACTGGTATTAATATTAACAGAGCCTGGAAAAGTGATTCACAATGGTTTCAGGAATATATTGCTACTTATGCAGGTATTGAGCTAAGTGGTAACCCACAAGGCTTATCAGAGCAACAAAAACATGATGCTTCAAGAGCTGTTGCAGATACAGGGCGTTTTTTACCTGGATCAGCAGAATATAAAGCTGCATTCAATAGAAGTGTAAACGATCCAGATTTAAGTACTGGTTCTAAATTCCAGGATGCCTCGAAATACTACCATTCAGATGCAAACTATAATTTTAGTCACTTAACAGACTTTGCAGATATTCAAGTTGGAGCCTCTTTTAGAAGCTACGATTTAAATTCTGGTGGAACGATTTATACCGATAAAGACGGTAATATTACCTATTCAGAATTAGGCGTATATACTCAAATTCAAAAAGATTTTGATGTTACTGACGATATGGAGTTAAAAATAACAGCTTCTGCGCGTTATGACAAATCTGAATTATTCGACGGTTTTGTATCACCAAGATTATCGGCGGGCCTAACAGTAAATAGAGACCACAACATTAGAGCTTCTGTTCAAACAGGTTTTAGAAACCCAACCACTCAAGATTTATTTATTGGTTTAGATGCTGGCCGTGCTATTTTAATTGGTTCAGGGGCTGATAACCTAGCAAGATATTCAAGAACTTTTGCTGTAAGCACTGAAGGTCAAACCACTTATGGTCAACCTTCTACAGTTACTCAAACAGGTGCAAATGCCTATAACAATTCTTACTCTGCTTCTGCTGTTCAACAATTTGCTAACACAGGAAATCCTGCATTATTAACGACTGCTGACGCTATTGCAAACCCAGATTTAGTAAAACCAGAACAAGTAACTTCAGTAGAAGTTGGGTATAGAGGTCGCTTTGATAAATTAATTGTAGACTTTAGTGCATATTACAACCAATACAAAGATTTCATCTCTCAAGAAGTTGTGATTTCTCCTTACTACGGTACTGTTGGCGATAACGGCTTATCTATTCAAGCTATAGCAAACGGCGATTTCCAGACCTATAGTGCTTATACAAACTCCAGTGCAGATGTAGGGTCTTATGGTGCGTCTTTAGGCTTATCTACTAAGGTTTTCGGAGATTTCGATTTAGGTGGAAGTTATACCTTTACTAAGCAGGATTTTGATCAGTCAAGTGATCCAGATTTAATGACCAGTTTTAACACACCAGAACACAAATTCAAAGCGTCTTTTGGTAACACAGACTTATTTACAAACTTTGGTTTTAATGTTGCTTATAGATTTAGTGATGATTATTTCTGGGAAGCTACTTTTGGTAATGGTATTGTACCAGAATACCATACTATAGATGCCCAAATAAACTACCAAATTCCTAGTTTAAAAACAACACTTAAAGCTGGTGGAACTAATTTAGGAGGTCAAGAATACTTTACTGCTTTTGGTACTGGGTTTATTGGGTCTATGTACTATGTTGGTATTACTATTAACAACTTATAA
- a CDS encoding lipase, whose amino-acid sequence MKNIKYLWLLAIALGLTACNDESDFEDMLETPEPAPALEVATAGSADFSTFVSVGASFTAGYTDNALFIASQENSFPNIMAKEFAKVGGGTFSQPLMNDNYGGLILGGSPVINPVTNQRLFTERLVFGGAGPVPLQSVNPSAMSTTDFALNNPTGPFNNFGVPGAKSFHMIAPGYGNLSNFPAAANPYAIRMTGSTPNASMLELAVAQNATFFTLSEVGGNDVLGYATSGGDGSNPITPTATFDFALNTLVTGLTANGAKGAIGNLPDITSLSFFTTVAHNPVPLDAATANFLNTASPYAAYNAGIVQAYAFLVANTPLTQEMADAEIAQRTIVFAEAEDNALVIIDEDLRDLTALNPALVNLRQATSTDLITLTAASQIPTGLGVSSPMGDSFVLTPQEQQEIADATAAYNASISAAATSNGLALVDLNSILAQAATMGIQFDNYNLSTNLVTGGLISLDGVHLNARGYALMANAFLDAIDTTYGSNFRASGNVAKADDYGVTYSPSLQ is encoded by the coding sequence ATGAAAAACATAAAATACTTATGGCTGCTAGCCATCGCATTAGGGCTAACCGCCTGTAATGATGAAAGTGATTTTGAAGACATGTTAGAAACACCAGAACCTGCTCCTGCTTTAGAAGTTGCAACGGCTGGAAGTGCTGATTTCTCTACATTTGTATCTGTAGGAGCCTCTTTTACTGCTGGATATACTGATAATGCTCTTTTTATTGCTAGTCAAGAAAATTCTTTCCCAAACATTATGGCTAAAGAATTTGCTAAAGTTGGTGGTGGTACGTTTTCACAACCGCTTATGAATGACAATTATGGCGGACTTATTTTAGGAGGAAGTCCTGTAATAAACCCAGTAACTAATCAAAGACTTTTTACAGAAAGATTAGTTTTTGGAGGCGCAGGTCCCGTACCGTTACAAAGCGTTAACCCGTCTGCCATGTCTACAACAGATTTTGCATTAAATAACCCAACAGGACCTTTTAATAATTTTGGTGTTCCTGGCGCAAAAAGCTTTCACATGATAGCTCCTGGATACGGTAATCTATCTAATTTTCCTGCAGCAGCAAACCCTTATGCTATACGCATGACTGGTTCAACCCCTAATGCTTCAATGTTAGAATTAGCTGTAGCACAAAATGCAACTTTCTTCACCTTAAGTGAAGTTGGTGGAAACGACGTTTTAGGTTATGCTACTTCTGGAGGTGATGGCTCTAACCCTATTACTCCAACTGCTACTTTTGATTTTGCATTGAATACTTTAGTAACAGGATTAACAGCTAACGGCGCAAAAGGAGCCATTGGAAACTTACCCGATATTACTAGTTTATCTTTTTTCACAACGGTTGCTCATAACCCTGTTCCTTTAGACGCAGCGACAGCTAACTTTTTAAATACTGCCAGTCCTTATGCAGCATACAATGCGGGGATTGTTCAAGCTTATGCTTTTTTAGTAGCCAATACACCGCTAACACAAGAAATGGCTGATGCTGAAATAGCACAGAGAACGATTGTTTTTGCTGAAGCTGAAGATAATGCTCTTGTTATTATCGATGAAGACTTAAGAGATTTAACAGCCTTAAACCCGGCTTTAGTAAATTTAAGACAAGCTACAAGTACCGATTTAATTACACTTACTGCTGCCTCACAGATACCAACTGGCCTAGGTGTTTCATCACCAATGGGAGACAGTTTTGTATTAACCCCACAAGAACAACAAGAAATTGCTGATGCTACAGCTGCTTACAATGCATCAATTTCTGCTGCTGCTACTAGCAATGGCTTAGCTTTAGTTGATTTAAACAGTATTCTAGCGCAAGCAGCAACAATGGGTATTCAGTTTGATAACTATAATTTAAGCACCAACTTAGTTACTGGTGGCCTAATAAGTTTAGACGGTGTTCATTTAAATGCTAGAGGTTATGCTTTAATGGCTAATGCTTTCTTAGATGCTATTGACACTACTTACGGTTCTAACTTTAGAGCTTCTGGAAATGTAGCAAAAGCTGACGATTACGGCGTTACATATTCGCCTTCATTACAATAA